The genomic stretch CTGGCCCCCAAATTAATCGTTGCAACGATATTCTGTCAAACGAGTGATCGCCAGCCCCACCGCTGCTTCATGCCGCCTGAAGCTGCGCGTTGCCCTGGACGCCACGCGGCGGCGCGGACGTATAGTGCTTCACGTTGAGGCGGGCAAGCCGGAAGCGCTTCCACGCCGGGAGGACAACCATGAAACTAGGCATGATCGGACTGGGCAAGATGGGCGGCAACATGGTTCTTCGCCTCACCCAGGGTGGAATCGAGGTCACCGGCTACGACCGCAGCGAGGAATCCGTCGCGCAGATCGAACGTCAGGGCGCCCGGGGTGCCCGCAGCATGGACGACCTGATCGCCGCGCTCGGTGAACCCGGCAGCCGCGCCGTGTGGGTCATGGTGCCCGCCGGGAAGATCACCCAGAGCGTCATCGACGACCTCGCGCAGCGCCTCGCGCCGGGCGACATCGTCATCGACGGCGGCAACAGCAACTACAAAGACAGCATCCGCCGCGCCGAGGACCTCGCCAAGGCAGGCATCCACTTCGTGGACGTCGGCACGTCCGGCGGCGTGTGGGGCCTCAAGGAAGGCTACGCCATGATGATCGGCGGCGCCGAGGAAGCCGTCGAGCGCCTGCGTCCTGCCTTCGAGGCGCTCGCACCTGCCGCCGACCGCGGCTGGGGCCGCATGGGCCCGGCGGGCAGCGGCCACTACGTGAAGATGGTCCACAACGGCATTGAGTACGGCATGATGCAGGCCTACGCCGAGGGCTTCGAGCTGATGAAGGCGCACCAGGACTTCAACCTCGACATGGCGCAGATCGCCGAACTGTGGCGGCACGGCAGCGTCGTGCGCTCCTGGCTGCTCGACCTGACCGCCGAGGCGCTGCAGAACAAGGCCGAGTTCGAGAAGCTCTCGGATTACGTGGCGGACAGTGGTGAGGGCCGCTGGACGATCATCGACTCCATCGAACTGGGCGTGCCCACGCCCGTGATCACCCTGGCGACGCAGATGCGCTTCCGCAGCCAGCAGGAGGTCAGCTACGCCGGGCAGATGCTCTCGGCGATGCGCCGCGCGTTCGGCGGGCACGCCGTGAAGACCATCGAGACACCCCGCCAGGAGGGCCTGGTGCCCGAGGTGGCGCCCGGCGATCACCCCAAGGTGGCCGCGCCGGAGAACATCGGTCACACCGCCAGCGCGGGCGAGGGGAGCGCCGCCGAACAGCTGGGTGAGACCGGCCAGCAGCGCGTGAAGGGTGACGCATGACCCGCAGTACCAAGAAGGACAGCGCCCAAAAAGCCACGGCGAAGACCCCGGCCGCCAAGAAACCCGCGGCGAGGAAGCCTGCGGCCAAGAAGGCGACCGGCGAGACCTCCGCGAAGTCCACCCGCGCCAGGGGCGTGAAGGCCAGCGAGGTGCAGGAGAACGTGGACCGCAAGGTCGCCGCGCAGGCGGTCGGGGTGGCCGACGCCGCCCCGAAGGCGAAGAAGGCCGCCCCGAAGAAGAGCGCCCCCAAAGGCAGCGCGGGTGCCCCCGGCGAGGACGGCACCAACCCCTTCCGCGCGCTGATGCGCCGCAACCGCGCGCCGGAACCCGCCACGCTGGTCATCTTCGGCGCGACCGGTGACCTGTCCCGGCGCAAGCTGCTGCCCGCCGTGTTCGGCCTGTGGCAGGACGGCCTGCTGGGCAGTGCGTTCAATATCGTCGGGGTGGGCCGTCAGGAGATGACGGACGAGCAGTTCAAGGACTACGCCGTCCAGGCGCTCAAGGACAGCAAGGAAACCGACGCGATCCAGCCGGGCAGCCTGGAGAAGTTCCGGGAACTGCTGTACTACGAGTTCGGGGATTTTGCCGGGGACGAGGTGTACGCCAAGCTGGGCCGCGAGCTCGACCGCGCCGAGGAGGCGCACGGGGGCCGTAAGAACGCCCTGTTCTACCTCTCCACGCCGCCCAGCCTGTTCGAACCGATCAGCAACGGCCTGGGCCGCCTGGGCCTGTCGGACGAGTCCGAGGGCTGGCGAAGGCTGGTGATCGAGAAGCCCTTCGGGCGTGACCTCGCCTCGGCCCGCGCGCTGAACGACGCGATCCACCACGTGTGGAACGAGTCGCAGGTGTACCGCATCGACCACTACCTGGGCAAGGAGACGGTGCAGAACCTCATGGCGATCCGCTTCGGGAACGCCATCTTCGAGCCGCTGTGGAACCGCGGGTACGTGGATCACGTGCAGATCACGGCCGCCGAGGACCTGGGCCTGGAGGGCCGCGCCGGGTACTACGAGGAGGCCGGCGTGGTACGCGACATGCTCCAGAACCACCTGATGCAGCTGTTCGCCCTGACCGCCATGGAACCCCCGGCGGCCTTCGACGCGGACGCCATCCGCGACGAGAAGGTCAAGGTGCTGCGGGCCGTGAAGGAGATCCCCAGCGGGCGCGTTGAGGAGGTCGCGGTGCGCGGCCAGTACGGCGCGGGCACCCTGTACGGCGAGAAGGTGCCCGGCTACCGCGACGAGCCCGGCGTGCGTGAGGGCAGCGTGACGCCCACGTACGTGGCGCTGAAGCTGGAGGTGGACAACTGGCGCTGGCAGGGCGTGCCGTTCTTCCTGCGCACCGGCAAGAGACTGCCGAAGAAGGTCACGGAGATCGCCGTGGTGTTCAAGCGACCCCCGCTGGGCATCTTCCCCGGCGGGCTGGAACGCAACGTGCTCGCCTTCCGCATCCAGCCGGACGAGGGCGTCAGCCTGAAATTCAGCAGTAAAACGCCGGGGCAGGAGATGGTGCTGCGCGAGGTGGTCATGGACTTCCGCTACGACGCGTTCGGCGCGCAGCTCGAAAGCCCGTACTCGCGCCTGCTGCTCGACGCGATGGTGGGCGACGCGACCCTCTTCCCGCGCGAGGACGAGGTGGACCTGGCGTGGCAGATTGTCAGCGGCATCCTGAGCGTGTGGGACACCGACCCGGCCCGCAAACCGAAGAAGGGCGAGGGCCCGGACTTCCCGAACTACACGTCCGGCACCTGGGGCCCCGACGCGGCCGACGATCTGATGGGCGACGACCGCCGCTGGCGGCGCCTGTGACCCGGGAGGTGAGGGCGTGACCTACGCAACCGACCTGAAACCGCTGGGGCCGGTGGACACCACCGTCCGCAAGGCCCAGGCGACCCTGGATGAACTGTGGGCGCAGACGGACGTGGAGACCCGCGCCTACACCGGCAACATGATCGCGCTGACCGTGAGAAAACACCTAGGCCGCGTGCAGGAGGCCCTGGCAGGCCTGGAAGGCCGGTACGCGGGACGGCAGATCATCGGCGTGATGGACGGCACCGACGACCTGACCGTGCACGCCGCGCTGGTCCCGCAGGCGGGCGGGCTGTACGTGGAGCGCCTGACGCTGGAAGCCAGCCCCGAACAGCTTCAGGGCGCGATCCTGCCGCTGATCCGCCCGGCCACCGTGAACCACGTCTGGTGGGGCGCGGACAGCCGCCCCGAGGGTACGCTGCTGGCCGAACTGACCGAGATCGCCGATCAGGTGATCGTGGACAGCCTGACGCTGGACGTCCCGCCCTCCCGGCACTACGCGCTGGCCGACCTGGGCTGGAGCCGCTCGGCGGGGTGGCGTGAGGCGCTGGCGCAGCTGTTCGACTCGCCGGACGCGGCGCGGCAGCTGGGGCGCGTGACGCACCTGACCGTCCGGCACGCCGGGCGCAAGGACCTGCCCGCGCGACTATTCGCGGGGTTCATCGCCAGTACGCTGGGCTGGACGGACCTGAGCACCGTGGACTTCCGTCTGGGCCGCTGCGGGCGCGAGAACGGCGACCTGTGCGGCGTGGAGCTGCGCGGCGACGGCGTGCATTTCAGCCTGAAGGCCGAACAGGGCGACATGGCCCTGGCCGCCTGCCAGTGGGACGACGTGCAGCGCGTCACGGAGGTCACGGTGCCCAGCATGACCCTCGCGCAGGGCCTGGCGCGCGTCATGGCCCGCCCTGAACGCGGCGAGGTCTTCGAGCGCGCCTGGGCGTTGGCGAAAGAAACGCTGTAACCGCCGGGACGAGGGGCCGCGCCGCTGTCAGGGTGCGGCCCCTCCCCTTTTCCATCTGGACGGCGCGGCATACTGCGCGGCGATGAGCATCTCGCCCCATGACCGGCTGCACGACCTCGCCCTGAGCCTGGGGGCGGACGCGGTCGGGTGGGCTCCGGCGCAGGTGCCGCGCGCGGCGGTGGACGAGTATGCGCGGTGGCTGGAGGCGGGGCGGCACGCGGGCATGAGTTACCTGGAGCGGCAGCTGCCCGTGCGGGCCGATCCCACCCAGCGCCTCTCAGGCGTGCAGAGCGTGCTCGTGCTGGGCGTGTCGCACGCGTTCGCGCTGCCGCCCGTGCCGGAGGGGGGCGTGCGGGTGGGCCGCGTGGCGCGCTACGCGTGGACGCCGGACTACCATGACCAGCTCCAGCCGGTCCTGTCGCAGCTGGAGGCGGAGGCCGCGCGGCTGGGCGTGCGCGCACGCGGGTACGTGGATCACGGGCCGGTCATGGAGCGGCTGTTCGCGTCCGGGGCGTTCCTGGGCTGGCGTGGCAAGTCCGGGATGCTCGTCAGCACGCAGCTGGGCGCGTTCGTGACCCTGGCGGTGCTGCTGACCGACCTGCCGCACCCGGGCGATCAGGCGGCCCACCCGGACCGCTGCGGGCGCTGCCTGAGGTGCGTGACCGCCTGCCCCACGGCCGCGATCGGGCCGGACCGCGCGATCGACGCGCGGCGCTGCGTGTCGTACCTGACCATCGAGCACCGCGGGCCGGTCCCGCCCGAGCTGCGCGCCGGGATGGGTGAGTGGCTGTTCGGCTGCGACGTGTGCAGCGAGGTCTGTCCCTGGACGCTGAAGGCCGGACCACTGGCGCAGCTGCTGAAGCCGGACCCGGAGCTGGCCCACCCGGACCTGACCCGCTTTTTCGGCGTCAGCGAGCGGGAGTTCGAGCGGCAGTGGGCGGGCACGGCGTTCCTGCGCCCCCGGCGCAAGGGCATGGCCCGCAACGCCCTGACGGTCCTGGGCAACATGCGCGCGCCGCAGGGCTGGCCGCTGCTGCTCATGGGCGCGCAGGATCCGGCCTGGGAGGTGCGCGAGGCCGCCGCCTGGGCGCTGGGGCAGTGGGGTGAGACCGGGAAGGTGCGCCCACTGCTGGACGACCCGCACGAGGCGGTGCGGGCGACTGCCGAACATGCCCTGGGCACCACCTCCACACGTCCCTGACCTTCGGGCGGTCTTCATCAACCCGCTTGCAGGCAGACGCCCCCGCGCGTCCCGGGCGCGGGCCGCTACCATGTGGGCGTGCGTCCCGGTGCCCTTCTGCTTCCCTGCCTGCTGCTGACCCTGTCAGCACTTCCCTCTGCCGCCCAGTCGGTCAGCACGCCTGTCCTGACCCCCACCGTGACCGCACGTTACCCCCATGAGCGCACGTCGTTCACGCAGGGGTTGCAGTACCTGGGGAGCGGCACGCTGCTGGAAAGCACCGGCGTCGTCGGGCAGTCCGGGGTACGGCGCGTGGACCTGAAGACCGGGAAGGTGCTCTCGAAGGTCGCCACGCCCATCGCGGGCGCGTTCGGTGAGGGCGTCGCGGCCCTGAACGGCGTGGCGTACCACCTCACCTGGGAAGACGGCGTGGCGGTCACCTTCGACGCCGCGACTCTCAAGGAGACCGGCCGCTACCGCTACAGCGGCGAGGGCTGGGGCCTGACCACCGACGGCAAGGCGCTGATCATGAGCAACGGCTCGCCGACGCTGGTGTGGCGCGACCCGAAAACCTTCCGGGTCAAGCGGAGCGTGCAGGTCACGGACGCCGGGCAGCCCGTGAAGAACCTGAACGAACTGGAGTACGTGCAGGGCAGCGTGTACGCGAACGTGTGGCTGACCGACCGCGTCGCGCGGATCGATCCGCAGACCGGGAAGGTCACCGCCTGGATCGACGTCTCGGCCCTGACCCGCGAGGTCAGTGCGGCCGCCGCGAAGGCCGGGCATACCCTGACCTTCGACGACGTGCCCAACGGTATCGCGTTCGTTCCCGAGCGCGGCACGCTGCTGTTGACCGGCAAACGCTGGCCGACCCTGTTCGAGGTGAAACTGCCCGGCGTGAAACCCGAGGAGCCCACCACGACCGGCCGCGCCCGCACCGGCCGCTGAGATTCGACATGGAAGGGGGGGCGAGCCATGTGGCCGTCCCCCCTTCCATGCCCCGTGTTCAGGGCAGTCGGGCCTGTACCACCTGCCAGATCACGTCCGACAGGTCGTCGGCCGGGCGGGTGGCGTCCAGCACCAGGAAGCGGGCGGGCGTCTGCTCCGCAAGGTGCAGGAACCCGGTGCGTACCCGGCGGTGGAAGTCCAGGTCGGCCTGCTCCAGACGGTCGGGCTGCCCGCGCCGCGCAGCCCGCTCCAGGCCGAGCACCGGGTCGAGGTCGAGCAGCACCGTCAGGTCCGGCGTGAGGCCGTCCGTGGCGGCCAGCGTGATCTCCCGCAGGAGGTTCACGGGCAGGCCGCGCCCCGCCCCCTGGTACGCGAGGCTGGAATCGGCATAGCGGTCGCACACGACCACCTCGCCCCGGTTCAGTGCCGGGCGGATCTCGTTCGCCACGAGCTGCGCGCGGCTGGCGGAGTACAGCAGGAATTCCGGCAGCGGGTCGATGGTCAGCGTCGGGTCGAGCAGCACCTCGCGCACCCGCGTGCCCAGGGGCGTCCCGCCGGGCTCGCGGGTCAGCCGGTGCGGCGTGCCGTGGGTGTCCAGGCGCGCGGCCAACTGGGCGAGCTGAGTGCTCTTCCCGGCGCCCTCGGGTCCCTCGAAGCTGACGAACAGACCCGGGTGCAGCGGCGTCACAGGCCGATTCACAGGCCGGTGGGGTGGTGCAGGAACTGCCACGCCAGCCCGAACTCGTCTTCCAGGCGGGCGGCCAGGGCGCGCACGCCGAACACCTCGGTCTCGTAGTGCCCGGCGTAGATCACGTTCACGCCGTACTCGAACGCGTCGTGGAAGTGCTTGTGCTCGGGCTCGCCGGTCAGCAGGGTATCCAGGCCCATCGCGGCGGCCTCGGCGATGCTGCCCGCGCCGCTGCCGCTCAGGACCCCCAGGCGCCGCACGGTCGGGGAGCGCCCGCCGCCGTGCACAAGGCAGATCTCGCCGGTCAGTTTCTGCACGCGGTCCGCGAAGTCCTGCAGGGACTGCTCGAAGGGCAGCTCCCCGGCAATGCCGATCTTCCCATCGGCCCACTCACCGAACGGCTCGGTGTTCTGGAGGGTCAGCGCCTGGGCGATCATCGCGTTGTTCCCTACGACCGGGTGCGCGTCCAGCGGGATGTGCGACACGTACAGGTTCAGGTCCGCCATGAGCGCCGTGCGGACCCGCTCGCGGTGCGGGCCACTCAGGGCCAGCGGGTCACCCCAGAACAGCCCGTGGTGCGTGATCAGCAGGTCCGCGCCGCTGTCCGCCGCGTGCTGGATGGTCTTCAGGCTGCTGTCCACCGCGACCGCCACGCGCCGCACCGTGCCGGTGCCCTCGATCTGCAGGCCATTCAGGCTGGGGTCCTTGAAGGCCCCCACGTTCAGGTACTCGTTCAGCCAGCGGACCAGGGTGTCACGCGGCACCTCGCCGCGCGTGGGAGTCAGGGAGACATACGACATGGCAGGTATTCTAGGCCCGCTGCCGCAGGCGCGCAGGGTGCGGTCACACACGCAGGAACGCCCCAGGACAGGCAAAAACCCCGACCCGGTGGGGGTCGGAGTTCTCTTGGTGGCGATGCCCGGACTTGAACCGGGGACCTAACGATTATGAGTCGTTCGCTCTAACCAGCTGAGCTACATCGCCTTGAAAAAGCCCCGCGTGCGTGCGGGGCACCTTCTGGTGGAGCTGAGGGGATTCGAACCCCTGACCTTCTGAATGCCATTCAGACGCGCTCCCAACTGCGCCACAGCCCCTCGCTTGCCTTGCTGCCCCGTTTGAGGCTCAGCTATGCTAGCAGCGACCTCCCGGGCTGTCAATACGCCGTGCGGGGCGTGGTCAGCGCGGCTGGAGCTGCTGCGCGGCCAGCTGTACGTACCCCTCGATCAGGTGGATGATCACGGGGTTGTGGGTGTGCACGCCGTGCGCCTCGCCGACGCCGCCCTCGTCGATGAAGTGGGCGACCAGGGCGGCCTCGCCGTCGCGGGCGAGCAGGAACGCGCGCTGGCCGGGCGCGGCGATGGCCGGCA from Deinococcus soli (ex Cha et al. 2016) encodes the following:
- a CDS encoding glutaminyl-peptide cyclotransferase translates to MRPGALLLPCLLLTLSALPSAAQSVSTPVLTPTVTARYPHERTSFTQGLQYLGSGTLLESTGVVGQSGVRRVDLKTGKVLSKVATPIAGAFGEGVAALNGVAYHLTWEDGVAVTFDAATLKETGRYRYSGEGWGLTTDGKALIMSNGSPTLVWRDPKTFRVKRSVQVTDAGQPVKNLNELEYVQGSVYANVWLTDRVARIDPQTGKVTAWIDVSALTREVSAAAAKAGHTLTFDDVPNGIAFVPERGTLLLTGKRWPTLFEVKLPGVKPEEPTTTGRARTGR
- the tmk gene encoding dTMP kinase, with translation MHPGLFVSFEGPEGAGKSTQLAQLAARLDTHGTPHRLTREPGGTPLGTRVREVLLDPTLTIDPLPEFLLYSASRAQLVANEIRPALNRGEVVVCDRYADSSLAYQGAGRGLPVNLLREITLAATDGLTPDLTVLLDLDPVLGLERAARRGQPDRLEQADLDFHRRVRTGFLHLAEQTPARFLVLDATRPADDLSDVIWQVVQARLP
- the gnd gene encoding phosphogluconate dehydrogenase (NAD(+)-dependent, decarboxylating), which produces MKLGMIGLGKMGGNMVLRLTQGGIEVTGYDRSEESVAQIERQGARGARSMDDLIAALGEPGSRAVWVMVPAGKITQSVIDDLAQRLAPGDIVIDGGNSNYKDSIRRAEDLAKAGIHFVDVGTSGGVWGLKEGYAMMIGGAEEAVERLRPAFEALAPAADRGWGRMGPAGSGHYVKMVHNGIEYGMMQAYAEGFELMKAHQDFNLDMAQIAELWRHGSVVRSWLLDLTAEALQNKAEFEKLSDYVADSGEGRWTIIDSIELGVPTPVITLATQMRFRSQQEVSYAGQMLSAMRRAFGGHAVKTIETPRQEGLVPEVAPGDHPKVAAPENIGHTASAGEGSAAEQLGETGQQRVKGDA
- a CDS encoding glucose-6-phosphate dehydrogenase assembly protein OpcA → MTYATDLKPLGPVDTTVRKAQATLDELWAQTDVETRAYTGNMIALTVRKHLGRVQEALAGLEGRYAGRQIIGVMDGTDDLTVHAALVPQAGGLYVERLTLEASPEQLQGAILPLIRPATVNHVWWGADSRPEGTLLAELTEIADQVIVDSLTLDVPPSRHYALADLGWSRSAGWREALAQLFDSPDAARQLGRVTHLTVRHAGRKDLPARLFAGFIASTLGWTDLSTVDFRLGRCGRENGDLCGVELRGDGVHFSLKAEQGDMALAACQWDDVQRVTEVTVPSMTLAQGLARVMARPERGEVFERAWALAKETL
- the zwf gene encoding glucose-6-phosphate dehydrogenase, producing MTRSTKKDSAQKATAKTPAAKKPAARKPAAKKATGETSAKSTRARGVKASEVQENVDRKVAAQAVGVADAAPKAKKAAPKKSAPKGSAGAPGEDGTNPFRALMRRNRAPEPATLVIFGATGDLSRRKLLPAVFGLWQDGLLGSAFNIVGVGRQEMTDEQFKDYAVQALKDSKETDAIQPGSLEKFRELLYYEFGDFAGDEVYAKLGRELDRAEEAHGGRKNALFYLSTPPSLFEPISNGLGRLGLSDESEGWRRLVIEKPFGRDLASARALNDAIHHVWNESQVYRIDHYLGKETVQNLMAIRFGNAIFEPLWNRGYVDHVQITAAEDLGLEGRAGYYEEAGVVRDMLQNHLMQLFALTAMEPPAAFDADAIRDEKVKVLRAVKEIPSGRVEEVAVRGQYGAGTLYGEKVPGYRDEPGVREGSVTPTYVALKLEVDNWRWQGVPFFLRTGKRLPKKVTEIAVVFKRPPLGIFPGGLERNVLAFRIQPDEGVSLKFSSKTPGQEMVLREVVMDFRYDAFGAQLESPYSRLLLDAMVGDATLFPREDEVDLAWQIVSGILSVWDTDPARKPKKGEGPDFPNYTSGTWGPDAADDLMGDDRRWRRL
- the queG gene encoding tRNA epoxyqueuosine(34) reductase QueG: MSISPHDRLHDLALSLGADAVGWAPAQVPRAAVDEYARWLEAGRHAGMSYLERQLPVRADPTQRLSGVQSVLVLGVSHAFALPPVPEGGVRVGRVARYAWTPDYHDQLQPVLSQLEAEAARLGVRARGYVDHGPVMERLFASGAFLGWRGKSGMLVSTQLGAFVTLAVLLTDLPHPGDQAAHPDRCGRCLRCVTACPTAAIGPDRAIDARRCVSYLTIEHRGPVPPELRAGMGEWLFGCDVCSEVCPWTLKAGPLAQLLKPDPELAHPDLTRFFGVSEREFERQWAGTAFLRPRRKGMARNALTVLGNMRAPQGWPLLLMGAQDPAWEVREAAAWALGQWGETGKVRPLLDDPHEAVRATAEHALGTTSTRP
- a CDS encoding Nif3-like dinuclear metal center hexameric protein, translated to MSYVSLTPTRGEVPRDTLVRWLNEYLNVGAFKDPSLNGLQIEGTGTVRRVAVAVDSSLKTIQHAADSGADLLITHHGLFWGDPLALSGPHRERVRTALMADLNLYVSHIPLDAHPVVGNNAMIAQALTLQNTEPFGEWADGKIGIAGELPFEQSLQDFADRVQKLTGEICLVHGGGRSPTVRRLGVLSGSGAGSIAEAAAMGLDTLLTGEPEHKHFHDAFEYGVNVIYAGHYETEVFGVRALAARLEDEFGLAWQFLHHPTGL